A region from the Candidatus Ancaeobacter aquaticus genome encodes:
- a CDS encoding ATP-grasp domain-containing protein, translated as MSLDKVITKKILTFHGVRVPESTVISTVEEVDRNTMSFPLIIKPAREDASIGICAESVVYDVETLQAAAVDMIKRYSEVIIETYIEGREFNVSILGNNPPTVLALSEIDFSQMPSDMPNIVSYRAKWIKESMEYKGSQPLCPAQIDDGKKILLEKYALIAYKSMGLRDYGRIDFRMNSSGELFVIDVNANPCISPDAGFARAAEACGMKYEDVISSIVACAIHRKKEAHCI; from the coding sequence ATGAGTTTAGATAAGGTAATCACTAAAAAAATTCTTACTTTTCACGGGGTGAGGGTTCCTGAAAGTACCGTTATTAGCACGGTGGAAGAGGTAGATCGAAACACGATGTCATTTCCTCTTATCATAAAACCTGCACGTGAAGATGCGAGCATTGGTATTTGTGCAGAGTCAGTGGTCTATGACGTAGAAACACTGCAAGCAGCAGCTGTAGATATGATCAAGCGATATAGCGAAGTTATTATCGAGACGTACATTGAAGGACGAGAATTTAATGTGTCAATTTTAGGGAACAACCCTCCAACAGTACTTGCTTTATCAGAAATTGATTTTTCTCAAATGCCGTCAGATATGCCCAATATTGTCAGCTATAGGGCGAAATGGATAAAGGAAAGTATGGAGTATAAGGGGTCTCAACCCCTATGCCCGGCACAGATAGATGATGGAAAAAAGATTTTGCTTGAAAAGTACGCGCTCATTGCGTATAAATCAATGGGGTTAAGAGATTACGGAAGAATTGATTTTAGGATGAATTCGAGCGGAGAATTATTTGTCATTGATGTGAATGCAAATCCCTGTATCTCGCCGGATGCCGGTTTTGCAAGAGCTGCTGAGGCTTGCGGGATGAAGTATGAAGATGTTATATCTTCTATTGTTGCGTGTGCGATACATAGAAAAAAAGAAGCGCATTGTATTTAA
- a CDS encoding PTS sugar transporter subunit IIA has product MNLINILDESLVIVDLKATTKEEVVKQLVHAIVMNKDRVPTSKVLEDAIWDRERNGSTAVGNGISFPHARIEGLRDIFIAIGVSKSGIAVDAPDRKKVQLFFLILCPHTKNLLLLQTLAALSAFLKVSANRKALCEAKKAKEVISIIKKADVRIKKELQAGDFMNKNITSVSPEMNLKEVVGLFFKKGIDSAPVLGPGDKLIGDLTGKGLLCVGLPSYANLLGNIAYLSDFEPFEDFFKKQDKIKVRNLLSPMVVKVKETTPLIEVAFKMVKEDIRRVYVVDTNDKLLGVIYRRDIIGRVFYS; this is encoded by the coding sequence GTGAATCTAATAAATATACTTGATGAATCTTTAGTTATAGTTGATTTAAAAGCGACAACAAAGGAAGAGGTTGTTAAACAGTTGGTGCATGCGATAGTTATGAATAAGGATAGAGTGCCTACAAGCAAAGTCCTTGAGGATGCTATTTGGGACAGGGAACGTAATGGGAGTACCGCAGTAGGAAACGGTATCAGTTTCCCCCATGCACGCATAGAAGGGTTACGAGATATTTTTATTGCTATTGGAGTTTCAAAATCAGGTATAGCCGTAGACGCCCCGGATCGTAAAAAAGTGCAGCTGTTTTTCCTTATCCTTTGTCCGCACACAAAAAATCTTTTATTATTGCAAACGCTTGCAGCGTTATCTGCTTTTCTTAAAGTTTCAGCAAATAGGAAGGCGCTTTGTGAGGCGAAGAAGGCGAAAGAGGTAATAAGTATTATTAAAAAAGCTGATGTACGTATTAAAAAAGAGCTTCAAGCAGGCGATTTCATGAACAAAAATATTACCTCGGTATCGCCGGAGATGAATCTAAAAGAAGTTGTCGGTTTATTTTTTAAGAAGGGAATTGATAGCGCACCGGTTTTGGGGCCCGGAGATAAACTTATAGGAGATTTAACCGGTAAGGGACTGTTATGTGTAGGTCTTCCTAGTTACGCGAATTTGCTTGGAAATATTGCCTATCTTTCAGACTTTGAGCCATTTGAGGATTTTTTTAAGAAACAAGATAAAATTAAAGTAAGGAATTTGCTTTCCCCGATGGTTGTTAAAGTAAAAGAAACAACGCCACTCATTGAAGTCGCCTTCAAAATGGTTAAAGAAGATATACGCAGAGTGTACGTCGTAGACACTAATGATAAGCTTCTCGGGGTTATTTATCGCAGGGATATTATCGGTAGAGTGTTTTACAGCTGA